GCTCGGGCATCACCCCCAGTGCTGAGTGTGGGCAAACACCTCCTGCCACTTACTGGCCACACTCCCTTCTATGGGGTTTGCTCTCTCTGGGGACCCACCACCCTTCAGGTGTTTGGGGACCATCGTCCCCCAGGATCATCCCGCAGCTCCCACCCGTGATGGCCTGGAAAAGGTCCGCGTTGTACTCCAGGTAGTTGTAGCCCTCGTAGTCGTAGGGTCCCTCGCAGAGCGCGCGGCACTCGGCGTCCGCCACAAAATACTCCCCCAGCGCCTTCTCCAGGTGCAGGACGGCAGCAGCCGGCTGCTCCTCCGTGTAAAACCGGACACCCAGCCGGAACTCGCTCTGCAGAGGGGTGAGAAATTGGAGGAGGGGCTCAGCTCCAGGTGACGGAGCACCTGGGGTGCCGTGTCCCCATGGGTTGGGAACAGACCTCCGGCACCAAGGTGGCATCTCATGCGCTGCTGAGCCAACAGCCGCGCCGTGACCTCCCCAGGGGTTTTGGGAGGGGCTGCCCAcagcaggggggtctcaccaggtgCGGTTTGGCCTCCAGGTCGGTGAAGTCGTCCTGGCGGACGCCGGCCATGGCTTGGTAGTACTCCAGATTCTGCCGCATCTCCTGGTGCGCGGGGTTGGCCACGAAGAAGGTGTGAGCGGCCGCTGCCGCCTGCGCCGGCCGGTTCATCTGGCGGGacggggggtgggggtgagacGGGCGCCCCCCCGGCACGGACCCCCAGAGGTGCGGAGGGGCCCGGTTCCCGGGACACCAGGGGGTCCCGCCGGCGGGATGGGGCGGTGACGGGGGCGGCTCCGGCGAGCTCCGACGTGGCACTGGGCGGGGGGCAGGGAGAGACGGGCAGGGCCCGGGGCCGCCGTGCGACACCCCCACACCGGGCCGGACAGCCGGAGCCCTCCCAGGACCCCAGCCTAGGATCGGCCCCGCCCTGTTCTCTCGGTCCCTTCTGTCCCCCCCGCCATCGCTCTGGTCACCCCGCCCGTCCCGGTTCCTGCCGCGCCGGGACATCCCCGTTCCCTTCCCGGGGTCGTTGCCGGTACAGCCGCTCCCGGCCCGACCCACCCCCTGTCCCGGTCCCACCGCCGGTCCCGCACCTTGAAATAAGCGACTTGGAGGTAGTTGTAGGGGCTGCGTTTGCTGAACTCCCGCTCCAGCTCCTCGCCCAGCCGGTACCGGGAGGGCTCGGCGGGCCCGCAGCCCCGCAGGCAGGCGGCGCGGCGCAGCAGCCCCCGGAAGAACAGCAGGTCCCGGAGCGCCGGTtcgggctggggctggggctcgGTTCCCTCCGCCGGTCCCGCCGTGGCGTTGGCGCAGCGCAGGCGGCACCGAACCAACCGGGAGCGCACGGCAGCGCGGGCCCGGAGCGCCCGCTCCATGTGCAGCACCACGGCGGGCCAGTCCCCCCGCGTGTACGCCTCGGCCCCGGCGGCGAACAGCGCGTCCGGGGGCTGGCCGGGCAGCGGCGGCTCGGCCGGTGCCGCTCCCGGTGACGTCGCCGCTCCCGCCAGCAGCGCgagcagcggcagcagcgccCACAGCGCCATGGCCGAGCCTCGCGCTCGCCCCGCCCCCACCGGGACTCCGCCCCTCCCGGGACCCCGCCCCCAACCGGGCACCGGCGCACCCCACGGGCCGCCcgtcccgccccgccccgccctgcCCGCCGGCCAATCAGCGTCCTCAGCCGCCACGCCGGTGGCCCCGCCCTTCAGCGGAAGCACCTCCCCGCCGGGAGGAAGGGGCGGGGCGTGGCGGGCCGGTGATGGCGGCGGAGGGCGGTGCGGAGGGCGGTGCGGAGCCCGGGACCGCGGGGCTGGCGCTGGTGGAGGGCGGGACGGGCCGCGCCGGCCGCCCCGGGGACCCCGCGGACCTGGTGGCCCTGGCCCGGCAGTTGCAGCAGGTGAGGGCCGCGCCGGGGTCCCGCTGCTCCCCGTCCCGCTGCCCCCCGGCCTCTCCGCGGCCTCCTCAGCTGGCGCCGGCCATGCTGTCCCCGGCCCCAGCTCTCTGGTGTCCCCGGCTGCTTCCCGCGGTGCCTCCCACCGTACCCCCCTGTCCCCTCGCCAGTGTAACCCCGTCAGTGGCTCCTcctccatcccagtgcctcccagtccaCCCCGGTTCCTCCTGATGGGTCCTGCTGCcgctcccagtccatcccagtgcctcccagtatgTTCTGCTGCCCTGCCAGTGCCTCCTGGTACATTCTGCTGCTTCCAGTACTATGTCCTGGACCGGtgtgtccccagagcttctGTGTCCACCCAAATGCTTCCCTGTAAgtcctgctgccttctcccagtgcctcccagtatgTTCCACTGCTGCCCGGCAtgtccagggcacagtcccagggcacagcccctgctctgTGGCTGTCACCCCCGCCCAGGGGTGCCACAGCTGCCCCCCAACCACGCATGGGGCAGCTCCTGCACCCCCCGCAGCCCCAGTGACGCCCCAGCGAGTGCACGGCCACGGCTGCTCCAGCGCACACGGGTGAGGCAAGATCCGACTTCCCCGTCCTGACCAAACCTCGTTCTTCTCCACAGGCGGACGACTTCGTCCGAGCAAACGCCTGCAATAAACTGACTGTGATCGCCGAGCAGATCCGGTACCTGCAGGAGCAGGCTCGGGAGGTGAGAACGCGTCTGCACGCTGGGCGGGAGGGAGATCAGGGTCTGGCTCAGCTGCCCAGATGTTTGGGAGGAGCCGTGGCCTGAATGTGAATTGCAGCCGGGAGCCAAGCAAAGAAGATTCAGTGGGAAAATAAGGAGGGTTTGTTGTCTGGTATCAGCCGGGATGGGGCAGGGTGGGTTTTGGTGCTTTCTCCAAGTCCTCTGCACATCAGGGAGGACTCTGGTGAGGCGGAGGAGTGAGGACGgccgggcaggagcagcaggggcgtcaggaaggacagagagacagctctggtTTTGGGACAGACACCTCCTGTCACTGCAGGGTGAATCTGAGCCCTGGGGAGAGGATGAGCTGTGACCTGACGAAGGGCTTGGCTTTCCAGTTTGTCGCAGCTGGTTTGCTGGAGCGGGTGgccccagcagccagcccaGCGGGGCTCGGTCGTCCTCTTCAATTCGGGCGTCACCCTCGGGGGTGAAATCTGGGAGCCTGAGTGGGAAGGGATCTGCCGTCACCGCGGCGGGCGTGCTGCCACCAACGCCACTGCCTCACGTCATCGTTAACTGGTGGAGCTGCGGACCCGTCAGCTGGCGGAGCCAGGGGGGTGaattcccctttgtttgctgCCCCTTTTCCCAGGGGTTGCAGCAGGGAACCCCCTGGGTCTGTGCAGAGACAAGGAACGAATCCAGCTCGTGATCGGCTCGTGGTACTGTGGTCAAGAAGTCTTTGGTGGTATCTCCACCTCTTTGAGGGGTGCAGGAGCTCTGAGCTCCAGCTGACGGGGGAAACATGGAGCAAACTCTCTCTCTTTGGACATCTCCTTCCTGGGGCATTAAAGGTGTGCCACGTGGAGCCACATGTGCACCACGGCAGACAAAGCCTCATGCCAAGTGATGTGTCTGGGACGTTGGCTGAGAGGCAATAGTGCGCTGTCGTTTTATTTGAAGTGTGGCAATTTAAATTTGATTCTCAGGTCTTGGATGAAGCTAAGAGAGATGCAGATCTGCACCACGTGGCCTGCAACCTGGTGAAGAAGCCGGGAAACGTTTACTACATGTACAGGCGGGAGAGCGGCCAGCGATACTTCTCCATCCTGTCTCCTAAGGTGGGTGGTAACAGCCCCTgaggaagctgggaggggaaaaaaacccacgtTTCTGGTGCTTGGGCACTTTGGGACCTCAGACAAAAGCACCAGCTTGATGGGAGCACTTGTTGTCCCCTGCTCAGCTGGTGGTTGTGCCTGGTCTGAGTTCCTCTGCTGCTGTGAGAGCCGCACTGTGATGTTCTCTTGGGTTTGGTGGATGGTGGGTGAGAAGACGTTTGGTGCCTGGACCTGGATTCTGCCAGTTGGTCCCTGTGgctccttctctggagctgCGAATGTGCCctgggctgtccctgtcccctctggCTGTCGGGCAGAACCGTCTGCTCGAGGGCTTCAGTCACAGCATCACACAATGTCCTGGGTTTGAAGGgccccacaaggatcatcaagtccaactcctgttcctgcacaggacaaccccaaaattcacactgtgtgtctgagggtgttgtccagttgATCCCTGTCCAGGTAGTGAGTTTATCTGCAGCTGTGGTCTTGGAGGTGTCCTCCTCCCTGGCCACCCATTTCTGTACGTACAGGGTGAAGGTTCAGAGCAAACCACCGGGCAGGTCGAGGAGCTCTGTGCCGGTTGAGGAGATCC
This genomic interval from Columba livia isolate bColLiv1 breed racing homer chromosome 21, bColLiv1.pat.W.v2, whole genome shotgun sequence contains the following:
- the C21H1orf50 gene encoding uncharacterized protein C1orf50 homolog isoform X1; translation: MAAEGGAEGGAEPGTAGLALVEGGTGRAGRPGDPADLVALARQLQQADDFVRANACNKLTVIAEQIRYLQEQAREVLDEAKRDADLHHVACNLVKKPGNVYYMYRRESGQRYFSILSPKEWGTSPHEFLGAYKLQHDMSWMPLEDVERRDAEFNLLDRLLSRQAALSPCTEPNFQGLTK
- the C21H1orf50 gene encoding uncharacterized protein C1orf50 homolog isoform X2, which translates into the protein MSWTGVSPELLCPPKCFPADDFVRANACNKLTVIAEQIRYLQEQAREVLDEAKRDADLHHVACNLVKKPGNVYYMYRRESGQRYFSILSPKEWGTSPHEFLGAYKLQHDMSWMPLEDVERRDAEFNLLDRLLSRQAALSPCTEPNFQGLTK